In Nitrospira sp., one genomic interval encodes:
- a CDS encoding transglycosylase SLT domain-containing protein, with amino-acid sequence METALPTPEPEAILDEEDRAAATDSESAEVSGSLASEPSTQIPPAEQLLQLKPLSGAAARFTDLLQPPAEVAQESALPSDSADEENAAYNVPIILDPSVQGHIRFFNVAIRNRFEQWLIRLSHYRPLVDSIFSEFNLPSDLIYLSLVESGFNPHAYSRARATGPWQFMKGTAKLYGLRVDSYVDERRDPIKSTVAAARYLRDLYDLFGTWPLAMAAYNAGEGKVMRALHTAQAESFSDIAKTRLIRRETREYVPRFMAATIIAKNPDRYGFPQNDVSPHQFEEVIVRRPIHFKAIANVTGIPYQELKILNPELRRDATPPDDPEYRLKIPVGTREKVEQLLDRAPTYKFPPLSIKVRQQKSEPDSGRWYRVRVGDSLEKIAKRFNISVKTLKSTNNLTSATIKAGSRLVIAQ; translated from the coding sequence GTGGAAACCGCCCTCCCCACCCCTGAACCGGAAGCCATCCTGGATGAAGAAGACCGTGCGGCAGCAACCGACAGTGAATCAGCAGAGGTAAGCGGTTCACTTGCAAGTGAACCCTCCACCCAAATTCCTCCCGCTGAGCAACTCCTCCAACTCAAACCCCTCAGCGGTGCGGCAGCCAGATTTACGGATCTTCTTCAACCCCCTGCAGAAGTGGCTCAGGAATCGGCTTTGCCCTCGGACTCAGCTGATGAGGAAAACGCCGCTTATAATGTTCCGATCATCCTCGATCCGTCGGTACAAGGCCATATTCGCTTCTTCAACGTAGCCATTCGTAACCGCTTCGAACAGTGGCTCATTCGGCTCAGCCACTATCGCCCCCTGGTCGACAGCATTTTCTCCGAATTCAACCTTCCCAGCGATCTGATCTACCTGTCGCTCGTCGAAAGCGGATTCAACCCCCACGCGTATTCACGAGCCCGTGCAACCGGTCCCTGGCAATTCATGAAGGGAACCGCAAAGTTATACGGTCTACGAGTCGATAGCTATGTGGACGAACGGCGAGACCCCATCAAGTCAACAGTCGCTGCGGCCCGCTATCTGCGCGACCTCTATGATTTATTTGGAACGTGGCCCCTGGCCATGGCAGCCTACAATGCGGGCGAAGGAAAGGTCATGCGGGCCCTCCATACCGCACAAGCGGAAAGCTTTTCGGACATTGCCAAGACACGATTGATCCGCAGAGAAACACGGGAATATGTCCCGCGGTTCATGGCTGCCACCATCATCGCCAAGAATCCCGACCGATATGGCTTTCCCCAAAACGACGTCAGTCCGCACCAGTTTGAAGAGGTAATTGTTCGCCGCCCCATTCATTTCAAGGCCATCGCCAACGTTACGGGAATTCCTTACCAGGAACTGAAGATCCTAAATCCTGAACTGCGCCGGGACGCCACGCCACCGGACGATCCAGAGTATCGGCTAAAAATTCCGGTGGGAACTCGAGAGAAGGTCGAACAACTCCTGGATAGGGCTCCTACCTACAAGTTTCCCCCCTTGTCCATTAAGGTTCGGCAGCAAAAATCTGAGCCCGACTCTGGACGATGGTACCGCGTCCGCGTGGGGGACTCCCTCGAGAAAATCGCGAAGCGTTTTAATATCTCGGTCAAGACGCTGAAAAGCACTAACAACCTGACGAGCGCCACCATCAAGGCAGGATCTCGACTGGTTATTGCGCAGTAA